In Symmachiella dynata, the following are encoded in one genomic region:
- a CDS encoding SpoVR family protein produces MPVSTHRPLPSNIAAIQCEMEAHAASYGLDFYDTIFEFVNYEELSMIAAYGGFPTRYPHWRFGAQYDELMKGYTYGLQKIYEMVINTDPCYAYLLSCNSLTDQKLVIAHVYGHCDFFKNNAWFSPTNRKMLDQMANHASRVKRYIDRYGSETVEQFIDACLSLEDLIDSHLPHVKKQQEEAPPKPDKEDEDSQESTRKFPSKDYMDPYINPPDVLQAEADEERKTQENKEKSRSFPDTPQRDVLLFLLEHAPLKSWQHDVLSIIRNEAYYFLPQGQTKIMNEGWASYWHSKIMTTHGLTDAEVIEYADHHSGTMATSRNRLNPYKLGIELFKDIERRWDQGKFGPEYEACDDMHEKAKWDRQLGKGREKIFEVRRVHNDVTFIDNFLTPEFCIEQNFFQYRYNEDTNYYEIADREFNSIKQQLLNNLTNHGRPFIHVLDGNYRNRGELYLFHRFQGTELKQDYAEDTLVNLEKLWSRPVHIETVVDETPTILSYDGSEHESNPKS; encoded by the coding sequence ATGCCCGTCTCCACACATCGACCATTGCCCTCGAATATCGCCGCCATCCAGTGCGAGATGGAGGCGCATGCGGCGAGTTATGGCTTGGACTTTTACGACACGATCTTCGAGTTCGTGAACTATGAAGAACTGAGCATGATCGCCGCCTATGGGGGATTCCCCACGCGCTATCCGCATTGGCGATTCGGCGCGCAATACGACGAACTGATGAAAGGCTATACGTACGGGCTGCAGAAAATCTATGAAATGGTGATCAACACCGATCCCTGTTACGCCTATCTGCTCTCCTGCAATTCACTCACGGATCAAAAACTGGTCATCGCCCACGTCTATGGCCACTGCGACTTCTTTAAGAACAACGCCTGGTTTTCGCCCACCAATCGCAAGATGCTGGACCAGATGGCCAACCACGCCAGCCGCGTGAAACGCTATATCGATCGCTACGGCAGTGAAACGGTCGAACAGTTCATCGACGCCTGCCTGTCGCTAGAAGATTTGATCGACTCGCATTTACCGCACGTCAAAAAACAACAGGAAGAGGCTCCGCCGAAACCGGACAAAGAGGATGAGGATTCGCAAGAGTCGACCCGAAAGTTTCCGTCAAAAGATTACATGGATCCCTACATCAATCCGCCCGACGTTTTGCAAGCCGAAGCGGACGAGGAACGTAAAACGCAGGAAAACAAGGAGAAAAGCCGCTCTTTTCCCGATACTCCTCAGCGCGACGTGCTGTTGTTTTTGCTAGAACACGCGCCGCTAAAAAGTTGGCAACACGACGTCTTGTCAATCATCCGTAACGAGGCATATTATTTTCTACCGCAAGGACAAACCAAGATCATGAACGAAGGCTGGGCCAGTTATTGGCACAGCAAAATCATGACCACGCACGGTTTGACCGACGCCGAGGTGATTGAGTACGCAGATCACCACAGCGGAACTATGGCCACCAGCCGCAATCGGCTCAACCCTTATAAATTGGGCATCGAGCTGTTTAAGGACATCGAACGCCGCTGGGACCAAGGAAAATTCGGCCCGGAATACGAAGCGTGCGACGACATGCACGAAAAAGCCAAGTGGGACCGGCAGTTGGGCAAGGGGCGCGAAAAGATTTTCGAAGTCCGCCGGGTTCACAACGATGTCACATTTATCGACAACTTCCTCACACCTGAATTTTGTATCGAACAGAATTTCTTTCAGTATCGGTACAACGAAGATACAAATTACTACGAAATTGCCGACCGCGAATTCAATAGCATCAAACAACAACTGTTAAACAACCTGACCAATCACGGTCGTCCTTTTATCCATGTCCTCGACGGAAACTATCGCAATCGAGGCGAACTCTACTTATTTCACAGGTTTCAGGGGACGGAATTAAAACAAGACTATGCGGAAGACACGCTCGTCAATTTAGAAAAACTTTGGTCCCGACCGGTGCATATCGAAACGGTTGTGGACGAGACGCCAACCATCCTTTCCTACGATGGTTCGGAACACGAGAGCAATCCCAAGTCTTGA
- a CDS encoding DUF444 family protein, whose protein sequence is MSRNIDQDLSRFKDIVRGKVRRQLRKYITHGEMIGRKGRDYVSIPVPNIEIPHFQHGQKGAGGVGQGDGDVGQPIGRGQDDGDGQGQAGDQPGSGHLREVEVTLDELAEMLGQELELPRIEPKGKNNITTKKDRYTSIRTTGPNSLRHLKRTYKKALRRLIASDDYDPQRPVIIPTRDDQLYRSWKTTDEPETNAAVIYVMDVSGSMTDDQKEIVRIEAFWIDTWLQNQYDGIETRYVIHDAVAREVDEDTFYHTRESGGTRISSAYNVVNSLIQRDFNPTDWNIYVFQFSDGDNWGEDNRDCLEILTENIVPHCNLFCYGQVESPYGSGEFIRELQEVREQHDNVVLSEIENKEAIYESIKSFLGKGK, encoded by the coding sequence ATGTCCCGCAACATTGATCAAGACTTATCGCGATTTAAGGATATTGTGCGCGGTAAAGTCCGTCGGCAGTTGCGGAAATATATCACTCACGGCGAGATGATCGGCCGCAAAGGCCGGGACTATGTCAGCATTCCCGTCCCAAATATCGAGATCCCGCATTTTCAACATGGCCAAAAAGGGGCCGGCGGGGTGGGACAAGGCGACGGCGACGTCGGACAGCCAATCGGACGCGGGCAGGATGACGGTGACGGACAAGGCCAAGCCGGCGATCAACCAGGCAGCGGCCATCTCCGCGAAGTCGAAGTCACATTAGACGAGCTGGCGGAAATGTTGGGGCAGGAACTGGAACTGCCCCGAATCGAACCCAAGGGCAAAAACAACATCACCACCAAGAAGGACCGCTATACGAGCATTCGCACGACCGGTCCCAACTCACTGCGGCATTTGAAACGGACCTATAAAAAAGCGCTGCGGCGGCTGATTGCCTCGGATGATTACGACCCGCAGCGACCAGTCATCATCCCCACCCGTGACGACCAGTTGTATCGCAGTTGGAAAACCACCGATGAACCGGAAACCAACGCCGCGGTGATCTACGTCATGGACGTTTCAGGATCGATGACCGACGACCAAAAAGAAATCGTCCGCATCGAAGCATTTTGGATCGACACTTGGCTGCAAAACCAATACGACGGCATCGAAACGCGTTACGTCATCCATGACGCCGTCGCCCGCGAAGTCGACGAAGACACGTTTTATCACACCCGCGAAAGCGGCGGGACCAGAATCTCCTCAGCCTACAACGTGGTGAATAGTTTGATTCAACGAGACTTCAATCCCACAGACTGGAATATTTACGTGTTTCAGTTTTCCGACGGAGACAATTGGGGCGAAGACAACCGCGATTGCCTAGAGATCCTGACCGAAAACATCGTGCCCCACTGCAATTTATTCTGTTACGGCCAAGTCGAAAGCCCGTACGGATCGGGCGAATTCATTCGTGAACTCCAAGAGGTGCGTGAACAGCACGACAACGTGGTGCTTTCGGAAATAGAAAATAAAGAAGCGATTTACGAATCCATTAAGTCGTTTTTAGGAAAAGGGAAGTGA
- a CDS encoding PrkA family serine protein kinase: MVHSDSILDRISQRQNPEVYRQEHWQGSFQEYLDIVREKPYVTRTGWQRLYDLVLSYGTYPVEGSKEGRIRYKFFDDPENDGRDAIFGLTKPLMELVNVFQSAAKKYGSERRVLLLHGPVGSSKSTIARLLKRGVERYSETDEGALYSFGWKGEEGEDITWCPMREEPLHLIPNSDRGELLEYLNAENDGEGDRHTVEINGDLCPLCRFMFNQRLEKYDGDWTRVVKDTTIRRVILSEQDRIGIGTFQPKDEKNQDSTELTGDINYRKIAEFGSESDPRAFNFDGEFNVANRGLIEFIEVLKLDVAFLYDLLGASQEHKIKPKKFAQTDIDTVIIGHTNEPEYRKLQSNEFMEALRDRTVKIDIPYVTKLSEEIRIYEKDYNTKRVRGKHIAPHTLEIAAMWAVLSRLEEPKNAGLTLMQKLKLYNGKSLPGFTLDNIEHLRNEAKSEGLHGISPRYVQDKVSNALVANGTATSLNPFMILNELESGLKHHSLIPNDEIRENYRHLIAVVKEEYTDIVKNEVQRAIAADEESLGRLCSNYIDNVKAYTQKETVKNKFTGQSEEPDERLMRSIEERIDIPDTRKDDFRREIMNYIGALSLDGKQFDYKTNERLQKALELKLFEDQKDTIKLTSLVSNVVDADTQVKIDIVKGRLIRDFGYNEESATDVLQYVASIFARGDAKSE, encoded by the coding sequence ATGGTACACAGCGACTCGATCCTGGATCGCATATCACAGCGACAAAATCCCGAGGTCTACCGCCAGGAACACTGGCAAGGCTCTTTCCAAGAGTACCTCGACATCGTCCGCGAAAAACCGTACGTCACACGCACCGGTTGGCAGCGACTCTACGATTTGGTGCTTTCCTACGGAACGTATCCGGTTGAAGGCAGCAAAGAAGGCCGCATCCGCTACAAGTTCTTTGACGACCCTGAAAACGACGGTCGCGATGCCATCTTTGGCCTCACCAAGCCGCTGATGGAACTGGTGAACGTCTTTCAAAGCGCCGCCAAGAAATACGGCAGCGAACGCCGCGTGCTCTTATTGCACGGCCCGGTGGGGAGTTCCAAAAGCACCATCGCCCGCTTGCTCAAACGGGGCGTCGAACGCTATAGCGAAACCGACGAGGGGGCACTCTATTCGTTTGGTTGGAAAGGTGAAGAAGGCGAGGACATTACATGGTGTCCCATGCGGGAAGAACCGTTGCACCTAATTCCCAACAGTGACCGCGGCGAATTGTTGGAATACCTCAACGCCGAGAATGATGGCGAGGGAGATCGCCACACTGTCGAGATCAACGGTGATCTCTGTCCGTTGTGCCGGTTCATGTTCAATCAACGTCTCGAGAAATACGACGGCGACTGGACGCGGGTCGTCAAAGACACCACGATTCGCCGCGTGATTCTCTCCGAACAAGACCGTATCGGAATCGGCACCTTCCAGCCCAAAGACGAAAAGAATCAAGACTCGACGGAACTGACCGGCGACATCAACTATCGCAAGATCGCTGAATTCGGCAGTGAAAGCGATCCCCGCGCCTTCAACTTTGATGGTGAATTCAACGTCGCTAATCGAGGGTTGATCGAGTTTATCGAAGTCCTCAAGCTGGATGTCGCGTTCTTATACGACCTCTTGGGGGCGTCGCAAGAACACAAGATCAAACCCAAGAAGTTTGCTCAGACCGATATCGATACGGTGATCATTGGGCATACCAATGAACCGGAATATCGCAAGTTGCAGTCCAACGAATTCATGGAAGCCTTGCGCGACCGGACTGTGAAAATCGATATTCCGTACGTAACCAAACTCTCCGAAGAAATCCGTATCTACGAAAAGGACTACAACACCAAACGTGTCCGTGGCAAACACATAGCGCCGCACACACTGGAAATCGCAGCGATGTGGGCGGTGTTGTCCCGCTTAGAAGAACCGAAAAACGCCGGCCTGACGTTGATGCAAAAGTTGAAGTTGTACAACGGCAAGTCGCTCCCCGGCTTTACGCTGGACAACATCGAACATCTGCGGAACGAAGCCAAGTCCGAAGGGCTGCACGGGATTTCCCCGCGCTACGTTCAGGATAAAGTCTCCAATGCCCTGGTCGCCAACGGCACAGCCACAAGTTTAAACCCGTTTATGATTCTCAACGAACTCGAATCGGGGCTGAAGCATCATTCGCTGATCCCCAACGATGAGATCCGTGAAAACTACCGGCATTTGATCGCTGTGGTCAAAGAAGAATATACCGACATCGTCAAAAATGAAGTTCAACGCGCCATCGCCGCCGACGAAGAGTCATTGGGGCGGCTGTGCTCGAACTATATCGACAATGTCAAAGCTTATACCCAAAAAGAGACCGTCAAAAACAAGTTCACCGGTCAATCCGAGGAACCGGACGAACGTCTGATGCGATCCATCGAAGAACGGATCGATATTCCCGACACCCGCAAGGATGACTTCCGCCGGGAAATCATGAACTACATCGGCGCCTTGTCGTTGGACGGAAAACAGTTTGATTACAAAACGAATGAACGTTTGCAAAAGGCCTTGGAACTGAAACTATTCGAGGATCAGAAGGATACGATCAAACTCACCAGTTTGGTGTCCAACGTGGTCGATGCCGACACGCAGGTCAAAATCGACATCGTCAAAGGCCGGCTGATCCGTGACTTTGGATACAACGAAGAATCTGCCACCGACGTATTGCAGTATGTGGCCAGTATTTTCGCTCGCGGCGACGCCAAGAGTGAATAG
- a CDS encoding carbon storage regulator gives MLVLGRKVGEKIFIGENVCVTVLEVKGDRIRLGFEAGKEIPIHRAEVVQQLQEFEIDNPCAEGKLRGRVDARNGDCRKNVHGATCTAS, from the coding sequence ATGTTGGTTCTTGGACGTAAAGTGGGCGAAAAAATCTTCATTGGTGAAAACGTTTGTGTGACCGTCTTGGAAGTTAAGGGGGATCGCATTCGACTTGGGTTTGAAGCCGGCAAAGAGATCCCGATTCATCGCGCTGAGGTGGTTCAGCAATTGCAGGAATTTGAGATAGACAACCCCTGTGCTGAGGGTAAACTGCGCGGTCGTGTCGATGCTCGCAACGGTGATTGCCGCAAAAATGTGCACGGAGCGACTTGCACAGCGTCATAA
- a CDS encoding PQQ-binding-like beta-propeller repeat protein: MRVKFVPLVATCFAASAVLFLSSADMGMMLSAEDGVQVQRVARLPANTADTPREISPAEAQQQREALRQFVFRNRELRLWIDAAQRLMTAGRNDEALAQLQRVWEHNEDSFLYDPSQADPRSARREAEQSFEQLAVSIWRRYEVLFGPVAQHHLQKAVQDGNVQSVQKVSRDYFYTDAGFQATNRLATWWADHGNYDAAARCWDRVFESRVHARRIGQVHRVKAAIAFRRSGQSQRAEEILAGAGVVTANGTDPQSTFDNSLTYAGYNDETNARAALWPMVMGTPSRIANHAGSSPYLRPLWQHAFFNRKTATTVEVDVNEKIAKWSKDQRENGQPIAIAHYPIAVGDQVVLRDRQGIQSLDSQTGASRWNFVCESSLTKIKHAKSRGKRADWNWLLAGNASWGMLSSDGQHVFAIDELELSWNPPRVIGGKVVEDPSRDRRKSNRLIALPLQSDGLVKSPTWSVGGVESESKTSKPDHLAGHFFLGAPLPLHGRLFVVSEYRHQVKLTALDPSTGEVDWSQGIALVDMSIDQDRHRYALPCTPSYSQGILVCPTQLGVIVGVDETTGSLLWVYYYGDLLPKKQFGSMPFRRHTPHGYVGYPDLPLIAEGNVITMPRQSNFIHSIDLATGDGNWKAPRDDSEYVATVDRGTILVVGRHKCRGLDLATGEVRWEVRTGMCSGRGVQLGDEYILPLANGTVANLNIATGQKSGLSTILAKDAIGNLAVHDDIIYSLVHDRLTAFPQTEPHLQELTARISRQEASATDLLQAGELELILGRLESSKRHLRSALREEMPVDRIEDAESLLWEALYLQLHSPSTEEPVLLAELSEVTHSPMQRARYLVHKGEYELRQQHFEEAVDAALQFADLGLTEPVPLGTDKTHLVTQASWVPDFFSRMWSQADPETAGWIGSQIAQRLETALSKRRIKPLRRFLANFANFEEADRARLLLAELELNEGRFQTAELLLNKCRRDGDYSIAATATWALAQLYADRHLYTKSAEMARDLGEHFAREEVASGLTGAQAVQQLGRRDRTFQAALSPLRATAEITGVGISEDRSPQFQLENVYSNFWRPLNVPYDCGFDLRPTGKRRPSTDLWQVHRELGMAVGVLRLPKGAVAPSAGAVNQAFSGHFFAAGSHEGGVMHGVSLLNPAQPMGKNGLKPAEKTVSWTTVAAGASENVGTILPGPAGFTFVAFQSPQKLLVLDPATGKVRWQRNDIQPSGGLMADREHGLFGDEDVLVMMGRDKKSFTVYETATGRELRQGTLEIELTQQRKLFGRNFLHVAQEGEIRYLRLWDPLTDEFLCNEPVLSTTAVRSNRNPLIVPVSYSNSFAFLCQQTGGLRVINGMTGRVELDVPLTAEEASGIRHLSIFQDEHRIYVNMQRHVRGAWQANSFAGETYLPHTRINGELQVYRRKDGELLWTRGIPQCVIPRIDDFQEPVLVTLSRVNWRGQFFLQVAAYHADTGELLGRRRDILSHRIVQATFDPHHRRLELRSLKNRISLQLRNQPALDSDALQMAERP, encoded by the coding sequence ATGCGTGTCAAATTTGTTCCGCTTGTGGCGACATGCTTCGCTGCCAGCGCGGTATTGTTTCTCTCGTCAGCCGATATGGGCATGATGCTCTCGGCGGAGGACGGAGTCCAGGTTCAAAGGGTGGCCCGGCTGCCTGCGAATACCGCCGACACTCCGCGCGAGATCTCTCCAGCTGAAGCACAACAACAGCGCGAGGCGCTGCGGCAATTTGTGTTTCGCAATCGCGAATTGCGTCTGTGGATCGATGCCGCTCAACGGCTAATGACCGCCGGTCGAAATGACGAAGCGCTGGCGCAACTCCAACGTGTGTGGGAACACAACGAGGACAGTTTTCTTTACGACCCCAGTCAAGCTGATCCCCGCAGTGCTCGCAGGGAGGCGGAACAGTCGTTTGAACAACTCGCCGTTTCTATTTGGCGACGCTACGAAGTCCTGTTCGGTCCTGTCGCCCAACATCACTTGCAAAAGGCGGTCCAAGACGGCAACGTGCAGTCGGTCCAAAAAGTGAGTCGCGACTACTTTTATACGGATGCCGGATTTCAAGCGACGAATCGCTTAGCCACTTGGTGGGCGGATCATGGGAACTACGACGCAGCGGCGCGGTGTTGGGATCGCGTGTTTGAAAGTCGCGTGCACGCCCGGCGAATCGGACAAGTCCATCGGGTCAAGGCGGCCATCGCGTTTCGCCGCAGTGGGCAATCCCAGCGTGCTGAGGAAATACTAGCCGGTGCTGGAGTCGTGACTGCCAACGGAACGGACCCGCAGAGTACTTTCGACAATTCGCTGACGTACGCTGGATACAACGACGAAACCAATGCGCGGGCCGCCCTGTGGCCGATGGTGATGGGGACTCCCAGTCGCATTGCCAACCACGCAGGGAGTTCGCCTTACTTGCGACCGCTATGGCAACATGCATTTTTCAATCGAAAAACGGCAACCACGGTCGAGGTCGATGTCAACGAGAAGATTGCCAAGTGGTCCAAAGACCAACGTGAAAACGGACAGCCGATCGCGATTGCGCATTATCCAATCGCCGTCGGTGACCAAGTCGTACTGCGGGATCGCCAAGGAATTCAGTCGCTCGATTCGCAAACCGGAGCCTCGCGCTGGAATTTTGTCTGCGAATCGTCGCTGACGAAGATCAAACATGCCAAGAGCCGCGGAAAACGGGCCGACTGGAACTGGCTGTTGGCCGGCAATGCCAGTTGGGGCATGTTGTCCAGTGACGGGCAACACGTTTTCGCTATTGATGAATTAGAATTGAGCTGGAATCCACCACGGGTGATCGGTGGAAAAGTGGTCGAGGATCCAAGCAGGGATCGACGAAAGTCGAATCGTTTGATTGCACTGCCATTGCAATCGGATGGTTTAGTGAAGTCGCCGACATGGTCGGTGGGTGGAGTCGAATCGGAATCGAAAACCTCAAAGCCCGATCACTTGGCAGGACACTTTTTCCTCGGCGCGCCGCTCCCCTTGCATGGGCGGTTGTTCGTGGTTTCTGAATATCGGCATCAAGTGAAATTGACCGCCTTGGATCCAAGCACCGGTGAGGTGGATTGGTCGCAAGGAATCGCTCTGGTGGATATGTCGATTGACCAGGATCGCCACCGTTACGCACTCCCCTGCACGCCGTCTTATTCTCAAGGCATTCTTGTTTGTCCGACGCAGTTGGGCGTCATTGTCGGCGTGGATGAAACGACTGGCTCATTGCTCTGGGTTTATTATTACGGTGACCTGCTGCCGAAAAAACAATTCGGCAGCATGCCGTTTCGTCGGCACACTCCACACGGGTACGTCGGTTATCCCGACTTGCCGTTGATTGCCGAAGGCAATGTGATCACCATGCCGCGGCAGTCGAATTTTATTCATAGCATTGATTTAGCAACTGGCGACGGAAATTGGAAAGCGCCACGGGATGACAGCGAGTACGTTGCCACCGTTGATCGGGGAACAATCCTCGTCGTGGGACGTCACAAATGCCGTGGCCTGGATCTTGCAACCGGTGAAGTTCGTTGGGAAGTGCGGACCGGGATGTGCTCCGGACGCGGCGTCCAACTGGGCGACGAATATATTTTGCCGCTCGCGAATGGGACGGTTGCCAATCTGAACATTGCTACCGGTCAAAAATCAGGACTGTCGACCATTTTGGCCAAGGATGCGATCGGCAATCTCGCCGTCCACGATGACATTATCTATTCCCTGGTGCATGATCGATTGACGGCGTTTCCGCAGACGGAGCCGCATCTTCAAGAATTGACCGCACGCATTAGCCGTCAAGAAGCGTCTGCTACGGATTTATTGCAAGCGGGTGAGTTGGAATTGATTCTTGGTCGTTTGGAATCTTCGAAGCGGCACCTGCGATCGGCGCTGCGAGAGGAAATGCCGGTCGATCGGATTGAGGACGCCGAATCATTACTGTGGGAAGCGTTGTATTTGCAGTTGCATTCGCCTTCGACTGAAGAACCGGTGCTGCTGGCAGAGTTGAGCGAAGTGACGCACTCTCCCATGCAGCGCGCCCGCTATTTAGTGCACAAAGGGGAATACGAACTTCGCCAACAGCATTTTGAAGAAGCAGTCGATGCGGCACTGCAATTTGCAGATTTGGGTTTGACCGAACCGGTTCCCTTGGGCACCGACAAAACGCATCTCGTCACACAAGCCTCGTGGGTTCCCGATTTCTTTAGCCGCATGTGGAGCCAAGCCGACCCCGAAACGGCGGGATGGATTGGATCGCAGATTGCGCAACGTCTGGAAACCGCGCTGTCTAAGCGACGCATTAAACCGCTACGGCGTTTCTTGGCGAATTTTGCGAACTTTGAAGAAGCCGATCGCGCACGTTTGTTATTGGCGGAATTGGAGTTGAACGAAGGTCGATTCCAGACCGCAGAGTTGCTACTCAACAAATGCCGTCGTGACGGCGACTATTCCATTGCCGCGACTGCGACATGGGCGCTGGCCCAACTGTACGCCGACCGTCACCTGTACACCAAGTCGGCGGAAATGGCGCGGGACTTGGGAGAACATTTTGCCCGCGAAGAGGTCGCATCAGGATTGACGGGTGCACAGGCCGTTCAGCAACTGGGACGCCGCGACCGCACATTCCAAGCTGCGCTTTCGCCTCTCCGCGCGACTGCGGAAATTACGGGAGTCGGGATCAGCGAAGACCGTTCCCCTCAGTTCCAACTAGAAAACGTCTACTCCAATTTTTGGCGTCCGCTCAACGTCCCATACGATTGCGGCTTTGACTTACGGCCCACGGGCAAACGACGTCCGAGTACCGATTTGTGGCAGGTGCATCGCGAACTGGGAATGGCTGTGGGAGTCCTACGGTTGCCGAAGGGAGCCGTTGCTCCGTCGGCCGGTGCGGTGAATCAAGCCTTCTCCGGACATTTCTTCGCGGCGGGAAGCCATGAAGGGGGAGTGATGCATGGTGTGTCGCTGCTGAATCCCGCTCAGCCCATGGGTAAAAATGGATTGAAGCCCGCTGAGAAAACCGTTTCGTGGACAACGGTGGCAGCTGGCGCCTCGGAAAATGTCGGGACGATTCTACCTGGACCGGCCGGGTTTACGTTCGTTGCCTTTCAATCGCCGCAAAAGTTGCTGGTCCTTGATCCAGCCACGGGCAAGGTCCGTTGGCAGCGCAACGATATTCAACCGAGCGGCGGTTTGATGGCCGACCGAGAACATGGCCTCTTCGGCGACGAAGATGTCTTGGTGATGATGGGCCGCGACAAAAAATCATTCACTGTCTACGAGACGGCGACCGGACGAGAACTGCGGCAAGGGACGCTGGAGATCGAGCTGACCCAACAGCGAAAACTGTTTGGACGCAATTTTCTGCATGTTGCCCAAGAAGGAGAGATCCGCTACTTGCGGTTGTGGGATCCATTGACCGACGAATTCCTCTGCAATGAACCGGTGTTGTCAACCACAGCGGTGCGATCAAATCGTAATCCGCTCATCGTTCCTGTTTCCTACTCGAATAGCTTTGCCTTTCTCTGCCAACAGACAGGGGGACTGCGAGTTATCAACGGGATGACCGGCCGGGTCGAATTGGACGTTCCGCTTACGGCGGAAGAGGCGAGTGGGATACGGCATCTTTCGATTTTTCAAGACGAACACCGCATCTACGTAAATATGCAACGGCATGTTCGCGGAGCATGGCAGGCGAATTCCTTCGCAGGAGAAACCTACCTGCCCCACACACGGATCAACGGCGAGTTACAAGTCTATCGCCGCAAGGATGGAGAGTTATTGTGGACGCGCGGGATTCCGCAATGCGTGATCCCCCGCATCGACGACTTCCAGGAACCGGTGCTGGTGACATTAAGCCGCGTCAATTGGCGGGGCCAGTTCTTCCTGCAAGTGGCCGCCTACCACGCCGACACGGGGGAATTGCTCGGTCGTCGCCGCGATATTCTTTCGCATCGTATCGTCCAGGCGACGTTTGATCCGCATCACCGCCGGTTGGAGCTGCGAAGCCTCAAGAACCGGATTTCCCTGCAACTCCGCAACCAGCCAGCGCTGGACAGCGACGCATTGCAGATGGCCGAGCGACCGTAA
- a CDS encoding protein-L-isoaspartate(D-aspartate) O-methyltransferase, with translation MLVLTDFGKRFGITLAVCLIAALPLRGMAKDTPAFRQLRLKMVKNVVARDGITDEAVLSAIRAVPRHEFVRTSLQKLAYYDQALPIGFKQTISPPFVVSYMTQTIEPKPSDRVLEIGTGSGYQAAVLAEIVDHVYTIEIVEPLGKSAARRLKRLGYDNVTAKVGDGYQGWEEYAPFDKIIVTCSPEDVPQKLIDQLRDGGKMIIPLGERHQQVFYLFEKQEGELVKQQLIPTLFVPMTGKAEDERQVQPDPLHPRIVNGGFEAAGNEEGRAEGWHYQRQNQRILVQAPEGKAYMQFQNDTPGRGSQILQGFAIDGSEISHLDISLFVRLEAGRKGPLQYELPAIYVYFYDQSRQVVGDAVVGPWTGTFPWKEVRETVKVPRHATEAILRVGLNGGLGTLCVDDIRIAPR, from the coding sequence ATGCTCGTCCTGACTGATTTCGGGAAGCGATTCGGAATCACCCTGGCTGTCTGCTTGATCGCAGCCCTGCCCTTGCGGGGCATGGCGAAAGACACGCCTGCATTTCGTCAGCTGCGATTGAAGATGGTGAAAAACGTCGTAGCACGCGACGGGATCACCGATGAAGCTGTCTTGTCGGCGATTCGTGCCGTACCGCGGCACGAGTTTGTGCGGACGTCGCTACAGAAACTCGCCTACTACGATCAGGCATTGCCGATCGGATTCAAACAGACGATTTCACCGCCGTTTGTCGTCTCCTACATGACGCAAACCATCGAGCCCAAACCATCGGACCGCGTATTGGAGATCGGCACCGGTAGTGGGTACCAAGCGGCGGTGTTGGCCGAGATTGTGGATCATGTTTATACGATCGAAATCGTTGAGCCACTGGGTAAATCTGCTGCGCGGCGTTTGAAACGATTGGGTTACGACAATGTGACGGCCAAAGTGGGCGATGGATACCAAGGCTGGGAGGAGTATGCCCCGTTCGACAAAATCATCGTCACCTGTTCGCCGGAAGACGTTCCTCAAAAGCTGATTGATCAACTGCGGGACGGGGGCAAGATGATCATTCCCTTGGGCGAGCGGCATCAACAGGTGTTTTATCTCTTCGAAAAACAAGAGGGTGAGCTAGTCAAGCAACAGTTGATTCCCACGTTATTCGTTCCCATGACAGGTAAAGCGGAGGATGAGCGTCAGGTTCAACCGGATCCGTTGCATCCTCGAATCGTCAATGGGGGGTTCGAAGCGGCTGGGAACGAAGAGGGTCGCGCCGAGGGTTGGCATTATCAACGGCAAAACCAACGGATTTTGGTCCAAGCGCCTGAGGGGAAGGCGTATATGCAATTCCAGAATGATACGCCGGGACGCGGGTCGCAAATCCTGCAAGGCTTCGCCATCGACGGCAGCGAGATCTCGCACCTGGATATCAGTTTGTTCGTGCGACTCGAGGCGGGACGCAAAGGGCCGTTGCAGTACGAATTGCCGGCGATTTATGTTTACTTCTACGATCAATCGCGACAGGTGGTCGGCGACGCCGTTGTTGGACCTTGGACCGGCACGTTTCCGTGGAAGGAAGTCCGCGAAACCGTCAAAGTGCCGCGGCATGCCACGGAAGCCATTCTTCGTGTTGGCCTGAATGGCGGGCTCGGCACGCTGTGTGTGGATGATATCCGGATCGCACCCCGATAA